One Sodalinema gerasimenkoae IPPAS B-353 DNA segment encodes these proteins:
- a CDS encoding pentapeptide repeat-containing protein: protein MDAREVLERYISGDIDFKSVTLCNAKLAGAELIGIRLSGANLQGADLLFAYLTRSQLDGANLSKTKLGGANLKQANLQKTHLRDADLHGAILQRADLRGADLSLAILIDANLMGADLRSCNLSGADLRGASLRGANLRYERRIYEPVNLRGANLSYCDLRDIDLSYADLTRANLTGAKLTQTHLRGTIFTQAKLKWANLRRATMIDTDLTEADLRGADLSDAIIASARMRQARLQKATLYMANLARSNMTQADLRGADLREANLLETNLTKADLTDADLTNANLFDADLTLARTKGANFTGVKINDD, encoded by the coding sequence ATGGACGCTCGGGAAGTTTTAGAACGTTACATTTCCGGAGATATTGATTTTAAGAGCGTCACTCTCTGCAACGCCAAACTCGCTGGGGCTGAACTGATCGGGATTCGCTTGAGTGGGGCCAATCTCCAGGGGGCCGATTTACTCTTCGCCTATCTCACTCGCAGTCAACTCGATGGGGCCAATCTCAGTAAAACCAAACTCGGCGGGGCGAATCTCAAACAAGCCAATTTACAAAAGACTCATCTACGAGATGCCGATCTCCATGGGGCGATTCTGCAACGGGCCGATTTGCGAGGCGCTGATTTGAGTCTGGCTATCCTCATTGATGCCAATTTAATGGGAGCGGATTTACGCAGTTGTAACCTCAGTGGGGCCGATTTACGGGGGGCTTCCTTACGGGGGGCGAATTTACGCTATGAACGGCGCATTTATGAGCCGGTCAATTTGCGAGGGGCGAATTTATCCTATTGTGACTTACGAGATATTGATTTAAGTTATGCGGACTTAACCCGTGCTAACCTAACTGGGGCCAAGTTAACCCAAACTCATTTACGGGGAACGATTTTCACCCAGGCCAAGTTGAAATGGGCTAATCTACGCCGCGCCACCATGATTGATACGGATTTAACTGAGGCAGATCTACGGGGGGCTGACCTTTCCGATGCCATTATCGCCAGTGCCAGGATGCGGCAAGCGCGGCTACAAAAGGCAACGCTTTATATGGCAAATTTGGCGCGATCGAATATGACTCAAGCGGATTTACGAGGAGCGGATTTACGAGAGGCTAATCTTTTAGAAACCAATTTAACCAAAGCCGATTTAACCGATGCCGATTTAACCAATGCCAATTTGTTCGATGCGGATTTAACCCTAGCTCGCACCAAAGGCGCTAATTTTACAGGGGTTAAAATCAACGACGATTAG
- a CDS encoding peroxiredoxin-like family protein, with the protein MSVTYHPSPKLMPGVSTPELTVPTVGGDTWRLQDQQPQNFTMVVFYRGLHCPICQAYLADLETLLDKFAALGIGAIAVSGDPEEKAHQAKTDWGLNNLTLGYGQSVESMRDWGLYVSDQAFDYEPQQFGEPGLFLVRPDGTLYYAAINNAPFGRPNLKELQQMLGFLLEKNYPTRGMG; encoded by the coding sequence ATGAGCGTAACCTATCATCCGTCTCCAAAGCTAATGCCCGGTGTGTCAACTCCTGAGTTGACAGTTCCAACCGTTGGAGGAGATACCTGGCGGTTGCAAGACCAACAGCCGCAAAACTTTACGATGGTTGTCTTTTATCGGGGACTCCATTGCCCCATTTGTCAAGCTTATTTGGCAGATTTAGAGACACTTTTAGACAAGTTTGCAGCGTTAGGAATCGGGGCGATCGCCGTCAGTGGAGACCCAGAAGAAAAAGCCCATCAAGCGAAAACTGATTGGGGATTAAACAACCTCACCCTTGGCTATGGTCAATCGGTGGAGTCCATGCGGGACTGGGGACTCTATGTCTCTGATCAGGCGTTTGATTATGAGCCTCAGCAGTTTGGGGAACCAGGATTGTTTTTGGTTCGTCCCGATGGAACGCTGTATTATGCGGCGATTAACAATGCTCCCTTTGGTCGCCCCAATTTAAAAGAGCTTCAGCAGATGCTGGGGTTTCTTCTTGAGAAGAATTATCCTACCCGAGGCATGGGCTAA
- a CDS encoding 4-hydroxybenzoate solanesyltransferase, with product MLTQPSEPTWKTVIRLLRWDKPAGRLILMIPALWAVVLAAEGTPPVPLIGVIILGTLATSAAGCVANDLWDRNIDNQVERTQSRPLASRALSIKTGIVVGLVALLCAAGLASYLNRFSFALCVAAVPVILLYPAAKRVFPVPQLVLSLAWGFAVLISWSAVDGGLAASTWWLWAATVWWTLGFDTIYALSDREDDLKIGINSSAIFFGEAVVGAIALCFIATVVCLGVVGIQLGLGSEFWLVLVLATGGWTWQVARLQEETLPRPAFGDLFAQNVWLGFAVLLGMLLGL from the coding sequence ATGCTCACTCAACCCTCAGAACCCACCTGGAAAACCGTCATCCGCCTGTTGCGTTGGGATAAACCCGCCGGCCGCTTAATTCTCATGATTCCCGCCCTCTGGGCCGTCGTCCTCGCCGCCGAAGGAACCCCACCCGTACCCCTCATTGGTGTAATTATCTTAGGAACCCTGGCCACCAGTGCCGCCGGTTGTGTTGCCAATGACCTCTGGGATCGCAACATCGATAATCAAGTCGAACGCACCCAATCCCGTCCCCTAGCCTCCCGGGCCTTGTCCATTAAAACCGGAATTGTGGTGGGGTTGGTCGCCCTCCTCTGTGCGGCGGGCCTGGCCTCCTATCTCAATCGCTTCTCCTTTGCCCTATGCGTGGCAGCAGTTCCAGTAATTTTGCTCTATCCCGCCGCCAAACGGGTCTTTCCCGTCCCCCAATTGGTTTTATCCCTAGCTTGGGGCTTTGCCGTCTTGATTAGTTGGAGTGCCGTTGACGGGGGGTTAGCTGCCTCAACCTGGTGGTTATGGGCAGCAACGGTATGGTGGACCTTGGGTTTTGATACGATTTACGCCCTCTCCGATCGCGAGGATGACCTGAAAATCGGCATTAACTCCAGTGCGATTTTCTTTGGAGAGGCGGTTGTGGGGGCGATCGCCCTCTGTTTTATCGCTACGGTGGTCTGTTTGGGGGTTGTGGGCATTCAACTGGGCTTAGGGAGCGAATTTTGGCTGGTGTTAGTCCTGGCCACGGGGGGCTGGACTTGGCAAGTGGCCCGACTTCAGGAAGAAACCTTACCCCGTCCGGCCTTTGGCGATTTGTTTGCCCAAAATGTCTGGTTGGGGTTTGCGGTGTTACTGGGGATGCTGTTGGGACTGTAG